TAATCTTTGCTGATATATAGATGAATTGATTGATACAGTCAGTGTTTAGGAGCCCTATTTTCCCCCTAATTTCGCTCGTCTTTCAGATCTGATCTCAGATCCACACTCCAGGTAAAATCTATCTTTAAAATTAAACATTTGCCGTTTAATTTAGTAGAATAACATAAAATAATAATTGTAACGTAccgatggttttttttttttttttttttttttttttttttttgttatgcgTAGTATTTGAGCTGTTAATTCATCCGTATACACGAGATCTGATACGTTTACTATACGATCCGTCATCTATATGCATGATTGAATtttgtatttaatatatttatttcttgGATTTAAAATAAAGCCATATTATAACTGTTTAGGTTGAAGGTCGTTTTAAGTATTTATGTACCAAGTATACAAGGGAAGTTATATAAACTTACTGAATTTTGTTGAACTAGCTTTGGAGGTTGAGTGATTAAAGCATTGAGCTTAAACACATGAATTAAATTACATATTTAGGCCTCGTTTTACAGTGTATTTTAGACAGGGTCTATTTTCACAAATATAAATGATCCAGGTGTTAGCAAAATATAGATCAATACGTTTCAATAATGAGTGTTAATTATCATTAAAAGACATCATTATCCTTGAACTCTATTATTTTTTCTTGAATCACATTCGTGTTTGTTAATTGCTAAACTTACAATGGTTTTTTGCATTATGATCAAGGTAAGCTTTTAGAAGTTTAAAGTAGAGATTATGGGTCGTGGTGTCAGCAGTGGTGGAGGACAGAGTTCACTTGATTATCTTTTTGGTAGTGGAGATGAGCCAAAGCCCGCCACAGTGTCTGCAGCGGCTCCTGCTGCACCAAGCGAGGCCCATGTTGCGGCTACTGCTGAGCCAGCTTCTAAACCTGCAGCGGCAATAACACCCCCCGAAAAACAGATTCCAGCTGGCGTTCAGAGTAGCAAGCTTAACAACTATGTTCGAGCTGATGGTCAGAATACTGGCAACTTTCTCACggtatgatattattatttatagaaGTTACTTTGCACTGGTTATGACTCTAAGAAAATATTTAGGTTTTACTGTCTCAGATTTTATTGTGAAGTTTTTGTGTGATACAAAATAGTAACATTCCATAATCTGCTATAAGGAAATGAGTTGTTCAAGGTAGTGTTTTGATGCAGTCTCTACTTTCGGGTAGACGTGTTTGTGTCTACATCTTACCGGGTATTAATCTTGTTTTTTTGGACAACAGTTAGTTGGGGATCACCCaggggggacttaaccacccacgtgaTCATCTTCCGCAGTTGCTATACCCACCCCCAACTGCGTGCACCAATCCCATACGGGGAATGGAcggtaaccccccccccccccccccccccccccacccaacCACCCAAAAAAAAAAACCCTCCCAAACGCGAGGCAGGGATGAAATTGCGtggttaatatgtagccaacgaggGTTCAGGGTTGAACTCCTGacatcccctaaaggaggcaggccaccaaccgctggaccacatcacaacttcattaATGTTGTTGTGTCTGGTTGTGCTTTCGTTTTGTGGGCTTAAAATTTACAAATATTTAGTAGTTTTTGGAAAACTGTGATTTTCATTAAACTAGTTACAGATAGGATGACCATAAAGGGGTGCATGTAAAAAAACGATAGGCGTGTTGTGAAAAGGGGTTACATGGTGATTTTCTTTTACGACATATATTGTTCCATatccagatttttttttttttaaacccaaGGAAACTTACTATTGCGATTTTATCGCAAGAATTGTGATAATTAGTACCCAGATGACAAACATACATGCAAAACAATATTTACCTGAAAAAGATAACAAAATTGTTGCTTTTGGTTTATTGCATACGTTGTATTTTGAATATTTGAAGAAGGTTTTTTTGCACGTTGGTTTACATTCGTGATCATGTGCAGGATCGTCCTTCAACCAAAGTTCATGCTGCTCCAGGTGGAGGGTCTTCGTTGGGTTACCTGTTTGGTGATGGAGGCAAGTGATATTGCtgtgtaaaatatatataagtatcaaGTATTGTTTGCTATCAGTTTGAATCTGGGTGTGGTTTGGTTTGAAGAAACCGTTGTCTTTTTGGTAACTTTTAACATTAAGAGTTGTAAGAAATGTTTGATCCTAATATCCCAGAATGATGGTTCAATGGATGTTGTCTCATACTCGTGTTTCAAGATGTTTGCAGGGGGTCAAAATTATAATCTTCCAAACCTTATATAATTATATCGTGCAAGAAACAAGTAAAATATAGCATggagatttttttttttgaattgaaATTGTAAACTAAAAGGTTACATGAGTGGTTGGCTGATAAAATTAGACCATCAAGTACACAAAGTATATCTTAGAGTTCGAGTCTACGCAAAATATGTCTTACAGCACTATCTAATGGACGACAGTTTAAGTCAAGTAATGAAAAGTTACCGATTACAAGATGCAAAAAAATTGACAATGTACTTGGTATTTAGTTGACTTCAGTTATGGTTTATGCTTTAAAAAGAGGTAATTGATTAAAAATTATGTAAAACTGGAATGGGTCATGTGGGTCAAAAGCTGCCCAAATTGTATTTGCTGAAGCATACAACTGCCTCGTCTTGCTACAAAGCTAATAGTAGTATTGTATTAATGATATTTTCGCAAATGATATTTTCGCAATCACAATTCACTACTCTATTTGTTTACAGAAAAACAAGCTCTATTACCCAACCCAACCCGGACACTTCATCCTAGACCAAACTGATCAACCCATTTTAATTTGTTACCCTACCTGCCCATTTGTCCACTTCTACTCAAGACTACTGAACACAAGTCAACCCAGCATAGAATTTAATATTAGTGAGGCATGAAAGTATCTAGGTCAAGACTTGAGCCTGACTACACAGGAGAAATCAATATAGACCGACAATAAGAAACAAACTACAAGTCGAAAACCAACTAATATGAGGTTTCCTGCATATTATGATCATATAAACTAGTCAATTTGAAGCATATAATGATCACATATGATGACGTGATAATAGGAAGTTAGTGGTGATAGTTATGTTAAGTAGCGTTTAGTTATGAGTATGTGATACCGAGTACATTGTTATAGAGAGGTAACGTTTATGTGAAGTGTGGCGATTCATAAAATTATTAATGATAGTAGTCAAAGAGCACTTTCAATCATCTTTCTttcaatataaaataatattattattgcttTTTCTAGATTTCTTTTAATAAAATTTAGATGTGACGATGTAAAATCGTCCATTGATTCACTTGATGCATTGTTAGGTGATCATCACACGCTTTTTTTAATCCATATACCCTAAAAATTGGTCGCAACAAATATATCGTAAAACAACATATACAATTAGCATTCTCGTTCTTCTCCCTTATTTCTAAAGTCAGTAATAGAAAGTTAGATCATCTTTATCCCTGAAGGGCGTGTTGGCGTGTTGCTGGGTAGGGGTGGGGTGCTTGATGAACGTGCTGCCAGACTGCTGTATAATGGGTGGCGTGCTGATTGGCGTGTTAGGggtatttttttatttctttttcatttttctttcatttATATTGATTTTAATTGCTCTTATTATATtacatctatagtttctattatattgctaaaatgatgatgtcattattagactaattcctttgttaagaaaaaatcaaaaagaaaaagaaaaaaatataagcatggtgggtgatgtcattaatctaaataattttgaattaaaattaaatcttattaattaattattattattaaatcttattaataattattttaattattaaaattaaataattttaaattattgtaattaattattttgaattgagtacgagaatgtataaaagttaggtagaaggaaaccaattttatatttatatttttaatttacacttttaaaataaaatgacaacaaatattatctcttatgattggatgtggattatttaatatgcattttatgtgtttgatgaaatgtacagctgacgagtttcttagtcggactatgtggtttcacgggtcattaaactaaataagttTAGCATTTACGTTTATTTAAtaactaaaacatatcattaaactgtttcgtttaaacaaacccgtggttccacgggtcatttcactagtatttattaataattataataattatattatatatgtataattatagatACAGTCGTATGtataatttttaatacaaaataaatttTCATTTACTAGTTTTGTCATCTACTATACAAGTTTTTAAAGTCTAATTGATAAGCCCGTATTCATATATGGACAAGCCCATATTTTAACACTACccaatatatatttttacaaaactaGGTTTATTATTTTATCTCTGTAGTCGTCTTTCCCCAAACTCAACTGTACGTTTTTCTTCTCTATTTCTTCTATATTCTTAATTTCTATATTTCTTCTATGTAAattatttaaaatatgaatatatgtatatatccatTGCAAAATTGAAAGGTATATAACCTCCCACGTCACCAATTGAACCAACACGCAGCAAAATGTTCATGTTGGGTTGAAACACGCCAGCCTCCCACCACCGCAACACGCCGCGATAACCCGTACCCGGCGGCGTgttggttccaaaaccagcccagcACGCCGGCGTTAAAGACGGTCTTAGAAACAATATACTTGGTGTTGGTTGATATTCCTTCTTTCACCATTGTTTTACC
This window of the Rutidosis leptorrhynchoides isolate AG116_Rl617_1_P2 chromosome 7, CSIRO_AGI_Rlap_v1, whole genome shotgun sequence genome carries:
- the LOC139858341 gene encoding protein SPIRAL1-like 1, whose amino-acid sequence is MGRGVSSGGGQSSLDYLFGSGDEPKPATVSAAAPAAPSEAHVAATAEPASKPAAAITPPEKQIPAGVQSSKLNNYVRADGQNTGNFLTDRPSTKVHAAPGGGSSLGYLFGDGGK